A region of Methanomicrobium sp. W14 DNA encodes the following proteins:
- a CDS encoding UPF0280 family protein, which yields MIREYFRYKSTITTILAGSKLHVDAAKEAMISARQEIERTILDEPLFSSSFEPLHMKSCSVPVKRMLKASESAGTGPMAAVAGTIAWSGVEAMKDAGAKFAVIDNGGDIAYISDRVLRVGLYSGNSSLSRKMAFILLPSEEVYGVCTSSATVGPSISFGKADSVTVFSSDVSLADAWATSACNVLKADDNNELTEKIKNTGVDGFFGVIGDVVVKWGIIPKIACADVDENLITSG from the coding sequence ATGATAAGAGAATACTTCAGGTACAAATCCACGATAACCACAATTCTTGCCGGTTCGAAACTGCATGTTGATGCGGCGAAAGAGGCGATGATCTCGGCAAGGCAGGAGATCGAACGGACAATTCTTGATGAGCCGCTATTTTCCTCATCTTTTGAGCCCCTGCACATGAAGTCCTGTTCTGTTCCGGTCAAAAGAATGCTTAAGGCATCAGAGTCTGCCGGTACAGGGCCTATGGCCGCAGTTGCGGGAACTATTGCATGGAGCGGTGTTGAGGCGATGAAAGATGCAGGAGCAAAGTTTGCGGTCATAGATAACGGCGGTGACATCGCCTATATCTCGGACAGGGTTCTAAGGGTAGGACTTTACTCAGGCAACTCGTCATTAAGCAGAAAAATGGCTTTTATTCTGCTACCTTCTGAAGAAGTCTACGGTGTATGCACATCGTCTGCAACGGTAGGGCCATCAATATCATTCGGAAAAGCCGATTCGGTTACTGTATTTTCATCTGATGTTTCTCTTGCAGACGCATGGGCAACGTCGGCATGCAATGTGCTGAAAGCTGATGACAACAACGAACTTACTGAAAAAATTAAAAATACCGGTGTTGACGGTTTTTTTGGAGTAATCGGCGATGTCGTTGTAAAATGGGGTATTATTCCAAAAATTGCCTGTGCCGATGTTGATGAAAACCTTATCACGTCAGGATGA
- a CDS encoding tRNA (cytidine(56)-2'-O)-methyltransferase: MKEVCVLRIGHRPERDQRVTTHVGLTARALGAKGMYLASDDKGIKRSIDDVAQRWGGNFFVEDNISWKKCIREWKDEGGTVVHLTMYGLRLTDVEESIREKEKILVVVGAEKVPGDMYELADYNVSVTTQPHSEISSLALFMDHLFEGKTLNLDFSEPEIKIIPCEHGKRFES, translated from the coding sequence ATGAAAGAAGTCTGTGTTTTAAGAATAGGCCACCGTCCCGAACGTGATCAGCGGGTTACGACACATGTCGGACTTACTGCGAGGGCTCTTGGTGCAAAGGGAATGTATCTTGCCTCCGATGACAAAGGCATAAAGAGGTCAATAGATGATGTTGCACAACGCTGGGGAGGAAATTTTTTTGTTGAGGACAATATATCCTGGAAAAAGTGCATCCGTGAATGGAAAGATGAAGGCGGAACTGTCGTTCACCTGACGATGTACGGGTTAAGGCTTACGGATGTAGAGGAGAGTATCCGCGAAAAAGAGAAAATTCTCGTTGTTGTCGGCGCGGAGAAGGTTCCGGGAGACATGTATGAGCTTGCAGACTACAACGTATCGGTTACGACGCAGCCACACTCCGAGATTTCAAGCCTTGCGCTTTTTATGGACCACCTGTTTGAAGGAAAAACGCTGAACCTTGATTTTTCAGAACCTGAAATTAAAATAATCCCGTGCGAACATGGCAAGAGGTTTGAGAGTTGA
- a CDS encoding ATP-grasp domain-containing protein, whose amino-acid sequence MSGVLVAGFATRHVVCSAYNAGYRVYAIDSFCDQDLRRATEYCRTFEELAEIPGIVEELDKKEDFDFIVTTSGAENLEFTKKVCGTDPKTASCFLNKKSIQDFFESNSIPAPVIAENGQYPAILKPCTGAGGWRNQKVSNLQEEEEWVSLWPDEPYIRQEIAEGIPCSVSCISDGKKAVAVSFNEQFIRGGSGEKHYGFAGAVTPFTHPFEDEIINTAEKAVSLSGCKGSVGVDFIASENGFCAVEINPRFQATMDIVEKSYGINLFSMHINACRGVLPKSCVKSPLQYTARKVIFADCDIVVKDDLSGLCPRIADVPCKGTLIDEGSAVLSVYGEGPSRSDALGSLDKTIKDIGRYISRW is encoded by the coding sequence TTGAGCGGGGTCCTTGTTGCAGGTTTTGCCACCCGTCATGTCGTCTGTTCTGCTTATAACGCCGGTTATAGGGTTTATGCCATAGACAGTTTCTGTGACCAGGACTTAAGACGTGCAACAGAATACTGCAGAACTTTTGAAGAACTTGCTGAGATCCCGGGAATCGTCGAGGAGCTTGACAAAAAGGAGGACTTTGACTTCATTGTTACAACATCCGGTGCGGAGAACCTTGAGTTTACAAAGAAGGTCTGCGGGACGGACCCGAAGACCGCATCCTGCTTTCTTAATAAGAAAAGTATCCAGGATTTTTTTGAATCAAACAGTATACCTGCACCTGTAATTGCAGAAAATGGGCAATATCCCGCAATTTTAAAGCCGTGCACCGGGGCGGGGGGATGGAGAAACCAGAAGGTCTCAAATTTGCAGGAAGAAGAGGAATGGGTTTCTTTGTGGCCTGATGAACCTTATATCAGGCAGGAGATAGCAGAAGGCATCCCATGCAGTGTTTCCTGTATCTCGGACGGGAAAAAGGCTGTTGCAGTGTCTTTTAACGAACAGTTCATAAGAGGCGGCAGCGGTGAGAAGCATTATGGTTTTGCAGGTGCAGTTACGCCTTTTACCCACCCGTTTGAGGATGAGATAATCAATACGGCTGAAAAAGCGGTTTCCCTGAGCGGGTGCAAAGGCTCGGTAGGAGTTGATTTCATTGCCTCCGAAAACGGATTTTGCGCAGTTGAGATAAACCCGCGTTTTCAGGCTACAATGGACATAGTGGAGAAATCATACGGCATAAACCTGTTTTCCATGCATATAAATGCGTGCAGGGGAGTGCTTCCAAAAAGCTGCGTAAAAAGTCCACTGCAATACACGGCGAGAAAAGTGATTTTTGCGGACTGCGACATTGTGGTGAAAGACGACCTTTCCGGGTTATGTCCGCGTATTGCCGACGTTCCGTGTAAGGGGACGCTTATAGATGAAGGAAGTGCGGTCCTCAGTGTATACGGTGAAGGGCCGTCAAGAAGTGATGCCCTTGGTTCACTGGATAAAACTATAAAAGACATTGGCAGATATATAAGCAGATGGTAG
- a CDS encoding transcription factor: MVAPDEVLKNEAVRAYILRMIGEEGMELIEKFPPEGEYSDEDLAEVTQINLNTVRHTLYTLYGKRLAEYRRIKNAETGWLTYLWVLKLENMNSCLYEDIDSVLEILEAREKYETMNDFYICQKCGLRYTFDEALNRDFVCQNCNEKMEHFDNELLAEALKSRVDKIKENMGRV; the protein is encoded by the coding sequence ATGGTAGCTCCAGATGAAGTATTAAAAAATGAGGCTGTCAGGGCTTATATTCTCCGAATGATCGGTGAAGAGGGCATGGAACTGATAGAAAAGTTCCCGCCGGAGGGTGAATATAGTGATGAAGATCTTGCTGAGGTCACCCAGATTAATCTGAATACCGTCAGGCACACACTTTATACCCTTTACGGGAAAAGACTCGCAGAATACAGGCGCATAAAAAACGCAGAGACGGGATGGCTTACTTATCTGTGGGTTTTAAAGCTTGAGAACATGAACAGCTGCCTTTACGAGGATATAGATTCTGTTCTTGAGATCCTTGAAGCGCGTGAGAAATACGAGACTATGAATGATTTCTATATCTGCCAGAAGTGTGGTCTGCGCTATACTTTCGACGAAGCTTTGAACAGGGATTTTGTGTGCCAGAACTGCAACGAGAAGATGGAACACTTTGACAATGAGCTTCTTGCCGAAGCCCTTAAAAGCCGCGTGGATAAAATAAAGGAAAATATGGGGCGCGTTTGA
- a CDS encoding HDIG domain-containing metalloprotein: protein MNTDSDCFALLREAGCEEKVIEHCIAVRDLSVVYAVNAGADVGLVNAGALLHDIGRSKSHAIDHGQIGAMMCRKMGLPEKLCLIIERHVGAGLSAEECREMGLVQKDCIPLSLEEKIVAHCDNLIKGKTEISVEERLKLSQSSGHSQKSIERLLALCDEIEKYRVKK, encoded by the coding sequence TTGAATACGGACTCCGACTGCTTCGCGCTTTTAAGAGAGGCCGGGTGCGAGGAGAAGGTCATAGAACACTGTATTGCAGTAAGAGACCTTTCGGTTGTCTATGCTGTTAACGCAGGAGCCGATGTGGGTCTTGTGAATGCAGGGGCCCTTCTTCACGACATAGGCCGCTCTAAAAGCCATGCAATAGATCACGGCCAAATTGGAGCCATGATGTGCCGTAAGATGGGACTTCCCGAAAAACTGTGTCTCATCATTGAAAGACATGTGGGTGCAGGTCTTTCTGCTGAAGAGTGCAGAGAGATGGGACTTGTACAGAAAGACTGTATTCCGTTATCGCTTGAAGAAAAGATTGTTGCACATTGCGACAACCTTATCAAAGGGAAAACTGAAATTTCGGTTGAAGAAAGACTGAAACTTTCGCAGTCCTCAGGACACAGCCAGAAGTCTATAGAAAGACTTTTGGCCCTTTGCGATGAAATTGAGAAATACCGCGTGAAAAAATAA
- a CDS encoding regulator of amino acid metabolism, contains ACT domain protein → MWASILSEFSDSPSQTLIVKYLLENGFGVNETGRIICNGIEIPATHIGRITKTDRRVVDATAKRILSTPSIREIFLNLRATPDLSNVAEHLDLSVITIYPKDAGQKGIVGAAVEVLTKYDLSIRQIFVTDSQLSEDPRLVIIVEKNPPSSVYEELKKLPQVRQIII, encoded by the coding sequence ATGTGGGCTTCGATACTGAGTGAATTTTCAGACTCTCCGTCACAGACATTAATTGTAAAGTATCTTCTGGAAAACGGTTTTGGAGTAAACGAGACAGGACGCATAATATGCAACGGAATAGAGATTCCGGCAACACACATAGGCAGGATTACAAAAACTGACAGAAGAGTCGTTGATGCAACTGCAAAAAGAATACTGTCGACACCTTCCATTCGTGAAATATTTTTAAACCTTCGCGCAACACCTGACCTTTCAAATGTTGCAGAACACCTGGATCTCTCGGTAATTACAATATATCCCAAAGATGCAGGCCAGAAAGGAATTGTAGGCGCCGCCGTAGAAGTCCTGACAAAATACGACCTTTCTATAAGACAGATATTCGTTACGGACTCGCAGCTTTCAGAAGACCCAAGACTTGTTATTATCGTTGAAAAAAACCCTCCTTCATCTGTATACGAAGAGCTTAAAAAACTGCCGCAGGTCCGGCAGATAATAATTTAA
- a CDS encoding molybdenum cofactor biosynthesis protein B: MDSSHIQDIKIRAGIITVSSTRNESSDESGKEIKTIFRKNGINVDFYTIIPDSEPQIQKVCTEALKVSNCIVISGGTGLTHDDVTIEAVEPLFDKKIDGFGEIFRLKSYEEIGTRSLLSRASAGIISKKAVFCIPGSTGAVKLAMNDIIIPEIKHVLTHAGK, translated from the coding sequence ATGGACTCAAGCCATATTCAGGATATCAAGATCAGGGCGGGAATTATTACAGTATCATCCACAAGAAATGAATCCAGTGACGAAAGCGGAAAAGAGATCAAAACCATATTCCGTAAAAACGGCATTAATGTGGATTTTTATACAATTATCCCGGATTCAGAACCGCAAATTCAAAAAGTATGTACAGAAGCCCTCAAAGTTTCAAACTGTATTGTCATATCAGGAGGAACGGGCCTTACACATGACGATGTGACAATAGAAGCTGTCGAACCATTATTTGACAAAAAAATCGACGGTTTCGGCGAGATATTCAGGCTGAAAAGCTACGAAGAAATAGGAACACGCTCACTCCTTTCAAGGGCATCGGCGGGGATTATCAGTAAAAAAGCTGTTTTCTGCATTCCCGGCTCAACAGGCGCCGTAAAACTTGCAATGAACGACATTATAATCCCTGAGATAAAACATGTCCTTACCCATGCGGGAAAATAA
- the nifH gene encoding nitrogenase iron protein — translation MRQIAIYGKGGIGKSTTTQNTVAALAEAGKKIMVVGCDPKADSTRLLLHGLCQKTVLDTLRDEGDDIELDEVLKPGFGGTRCVESGGPEPGVGCAGRGIITSINLLESLDAYTDDLDYVFYDVLGDVVCGGFAMPIREGKAQEIYIVASGELMALYAANNISKGIQKYAETGGVRLGGIICNSRMVDHEYELLKSFAEEIGSQLIYFVPRDNLVQRAEINKKTVVDFDPESNQANEYRQLAKAINDNKLFVKPKPMTQDRLEELMMEHGFLGL, via the coding sequence ATGCGACAAATAGCAATTTACGGAAAGGGTGGTATTGGAAAGTCAACTACCACGCAGAACACAGTAGCAGCACTTGCAGAAGCCGGAAAGAAGATTATGGTGGTCGGCTGTGATCCAAAAGCCGATTCGACAAGACTTCTGCTTCACGGCCTGTGCCAGAAGACAGTACTGGACACACTCCGGGATGAGGGAGACGACATTGAACTTGATGAGGTCTTAAAACCCGGGTTTGGTGGTACACGCTGTGTTGAATCAGGCGGTCCTGAGCCAGGTGTCGGGTGTGCAGGAAGGGGTATTATCACTTCAATTAACCTGCTGGAATCACTTGACGCCTACACGGATGACCTGGACTATGTGTTCTACGATGTCCTTGGTGATGTGGTATGCGGAGGATTTGCAATGCCAATCCGCGAGGGAAAAGCACAGGAGATATACATTGTCGCATCAGGTGAACTGATGGCCCTGTATGCTGCAAACAACATCTCCAAGGGTATTCAGAAATATGCCGAGACAGGCGGTGTAAGACTTGGAGGTATAATCTGCAACAGTCGTATGGTTGACCACGAGTACGAGCTTTTGAAATCATTTGCAGAGGAAATCGGTTCCCAGCTGATATACTTCGTGCCACGTGACAATCTGGTCCAGAGGGCAGAGATTAACAAGAAGACCGTTGTGGACTTTGATCCCGAGTCAAACCAGGCCAACGAGTACAGGCAGCTTGCAAAGGCAATAAATGACAATAAACTGTTCGTCAAACCAAAGCCAATGACCCAGGACAGGCTTGAGGAACTGATGATGGAACACGGGTTCCTTGGACTGTAA
- a CDS encoding P-II family nitrogen regulator, whose translation MLFVRAIIRPEKKDEVLGKLSAEGFHAATIVDVVGRGKQKGIKMGDVYYDEIPKTLILVAIEDADKDKIVDIILKCGKTGEKGNFGDGKIFISPVEEAYTISKGIKGL comes from the coding sequence ATGCTGTTTGTAAGAGCAATTATCAGACCCGAAAAAAAGGACGAAGTGCTGGGAAAACTTTCAGCCGAAGGTTTTCATGCAGCAACTATCGTCGATGTAGTAGGCCGCGGTAAACAGAAAGGAATCAAAATGGGTGATGTCTATTACGACGAAATTCCAAAGACCCTTATTCTGGTGGCCATAGAGGATGCAGATAAGGACAAAATCGTAGATATAATCCTTAAATGCGGGAAAACCGGAGAGAAAGGAAACTTCGGTGACGGTAAAATTTTCATAAGTCCTGTTGAGGAAGCCTATACAATTTCCAAAGGGATCAAAGGTCTGTGA
- a CDS encoding P-II family nitrogen regulator produces MKEIMAIVRIKRTGATKKALVSAGVAGFTAMKVMGRGKLVKDEEVIMPCKDKLMKMATDDVTDKKESEEEVVTFLDDTRLFPRRLFTILAYDEDVPRIVKAIIEANQTKRGAGDGKIFVTHVTDAVRVRTGESGDAAIW; encoded by the coding sequence ATGAAAGAAATTATGGCTATAGTCCGGATTAAAAGAACGGGTGCCACAAAAAAAGCCCTCGTAAGTGCAGGTGTTGCCGGTTTCACCGCAATGAAAGTCATGGGCCGCGGTAAACTGGTGAAAGACGAGGAAGTCATCATGCCATGCAAGGACAAACTTATGAAAATGGCCACAGATGACGTCACAGACAAAAAGGAGTCTGAAGAAGAGGTTGTTACGTTTCTTGACGATACCAGGCTTTTTCCGAGAAGACTCTTCACGATACTTGCCTACGACGAGGATGTACCACGTATAGTTAAAGCGATTATAGAGGCGAACCAGACAAAACGCGGCGCCGGAGACGGAAAGATATTCGTAACACATGTGACCGACGCAGTCCGTGTCCGTACAGGAGAATCAGGAGATGCCGCAATCTGGTAA
- the nifD gene encoding nitrogenase molybdenum-iron protein alpha chain gives MTVTESEIEDVMATYPPKVLKNRKKHLVLKTDDCAASCPQIEANTRTVPGIISQRGCCYAGCKGVVVGPIKDMVSITHGPIGCGYYSWGTRRNKARADDKTPPEQIYTAMCFSTDMQESDIVFGGEKKLARMIDEVVEAFHPRAINICSTCPIGLIGDDLNAVAKAAEEKYGITVIPYNCEGYKGVSQSSGHHIANNQIMDKIIGTGTDELKGKYILNILGEYNIGGDGWEIERILGDIGYTVNSILTGDSAYVNIKNLHKAHLNLVQCHRSINYIAEMMETKYGIPWMKCNFIGVEATIDSLRKLAESFGDEELMARTEVVIEREIARITPALDQYRKICKGKTAFAFVGGSRSHHYQYLLRDLGMEVVVAGYEFAHRDDYEGRQVIPTIKSDADSKNIPELHIEPDPEMYEEPYLHLNLSKEKYDQMVKEGHFGYYEGMYPVMKDGTVMVDDCNHYETEELLEMFHPDLIFSGVRDKYISHKMGVPSKQLHSYDYSGPYAGFNGALIFAKDVAHALTTPAWKMITPPWEKETEKKEGDNNA, from the coding sequence ATGACAGTTACAGAATCAGAGATCGAAGACGTGATGGCCACATATCCGCCTAAGGTGTTAAAAAACAGAAAAAAACACCTTGTACTTAAAACGGATGACTGTGCTGCCTCGTGTCCCCAGATCGAAGCAAATACGCGTACTGTTCCGGGTATCATATCCCAGAGAGGATGCTGTTATGCAGGCTGTAAGGGTGTGGTTGTAGGTCCCATAAAGGATATGGTCTCAATAACTCACGGTCCTATCGGCTGCGGTTATTACAGTTGGGGAACACGGAGAAACAAGGCAAGAGCGGATGACAAAACACCCCCCGAGCAGATATACACGGCGATGTGCTTTTCGACCGATATGCAGGAGAGCGACATTGTTTTCGGCGGAGAGAAAAAGCTTGCCAGGATGATAGACGAAGTTGTCGAGGCGTTTCATCCAAGGGCCATAAATATCTGCTCCACCTGTCCAATCGGGCTTATAGGCGATGACCTCAACGCTGTTGCAAAGGCAGCCGAAGAGAAGTATGGTATTACTGTAATTCCCTACAACTGCGAAGGCTACAAAGGGGTAAGCCAGTCATCAGGCCACCACATAGCCAACAACCAGATAATGGACAAGATTATAGGGACAGGCACGGATGAGCTGAAAGGCAAATATATCCTGAATATCCTCGGCGAGTACAACATCGGCGGAGACGGATGGGAGATAGAGCGTATCCTCGGAGATATAGGTTACACCGTAAATTCCATTCTCACCGGAGACTCCGCCTACGTGAATATAAAAAACCTTCACAAAGCCCACCTGAACCTTGTCCAGTGCCACCGCTCCATCAACTACATAGCAGAGATGATGGAGACAAAATACGGAATACCGTGGATGAAATGTAATTTCATCGGTGTTGAGGCTACAATCGACTCTCTCAGAAAACTTGCCGAAAGTTTCGGTGACGAAGAGCTTATGGCAAGGACTGAAGTCGTAATCGAACGTGAAATTGCAAGAATTACACCCGCCCTGGACCAGTACCGAAAGATTTGTAAGGGCAAGACCGCCTTTGCATTCGTCGGAGGTTCAAGGAGCCACCATTACCAGTACCTCCTAAGGGACCTCGGGATGGAAGTTGTCGTTGCAGGATACGAGTTCGCCCACCGTGACGACTATGAAGGCCGCCAGGTAATCCCGACAATCAAAAGTGATGCGGATTCAAAGAACATCCCGGAGCTTCATATTGAGCCCGACCCGGAGATGTACGAAGAACCGTACCTGCACCTGAACCTTTCAAAGGAAAAGTATGACCAGATGGTAAAGGAAGGTCATTTCGGGTACTATGAAGGTATGTACCCGGTTATGAAGGACGGGACTGTGATGGTTGACGACTGCAACCATTATGAAACCGAGGAGCTACTGGAGATGTTTCACCCTGACCTGATATTCTCGGGAGTAAGGGACAAGTACATATCCCACAAGATGGGTGTCCCGTCAAAACAGCTGCATTCGTATGACTACAGCGGACCTTACGCAGGGTTTAACGGTGCCCTGATATTTGCAAAAGACGTTGCGCATGCACTTACGACACCTGCATGGAAGATGATCACCCCGCCGTGGGAAAAAGAGACTGAGAAGAAAGAAGGTGATAACAATGCTTGA
- a CDS encoding nitrogenase component 1, whose product MLDCVPDKPVAHTAGKINPIKACQPLGAMYAALGIHGCLPHSHGSQGCCAYHRMALTRHFRDPAMASSSSFTEGASVFGGGSNLKTAIKNIFQIYNPDIIAVHTTCLSETIGDDIPTIIKQSEIPEGKYVIHCNTPSYKGSHITGFSNMCKGMVSYLAGSDGSEKKRRVNIFPGFINPGDMREIKRIVSELGVSYIMYPDTTGVMDSPILPKYEMFPKGGAKIEDIIDSGNSQATLALGSWASDEPAALLQEKCKVKGIPLKLPIGVKATDDMIMAIKNEFGVEVPESLDIERGQVLDTLIDTHFHYQGKTVALFGDPDHVIAMTEFLITMGMVPKYVLTGTPGSKFEKIINGMLEDAGIEGSKVRAEGDLFDLQQWIKEESVDLLIGNSHGKYIARAEDLPFVRFGFPIMDRAVHPLMPVTGYRGCLRLIEMISDALLDRRDRDCLDEDYELVL is encoded by the coding sequence ATGCTTGACTGTGTCCCTGATAAACCGGTTGCACATACCGCAGGAAAAATCAATCCGATTAAAGCATGCCAGCCGCTTGGTGCAATGTATGCGGCTCTCGGGATACACGGGTGCCTCCCTCACAGCCACGGCTCGCAGGGGTGCTGTGCATATCACAGGATGGCTTTAACACGTCATTTCCGTGACCCGGCAATGGCATCCTCGAGTTCCTTTACGGAAGGTGCATCAGTGTTCGGAGGAGGTTCCAACCTGAAGACGGCAATAAAGAACATCTTCCAGATTTACAACCCGGATATAATTGCAGTCCACACTACCTGTCTCAGCGAGACAATCGGAGATGATATCCCGACTATAATAAAGCAGTCCGAGATCCCTGAAGGAAAATATGTAATCCACTGCAATACCCCGAGTTACAAGGGTTCGCATATAACAGGGTTTTCAAACATGTGCAAGGGCATGGTATCATACCTTGCCGGGTCAGACGGAAGCGAAAAGAAAAGAAGAGTCAACATATTCCCGGGATTTATAAATCCCGGAGATATGAGGGAGATTAAGCGTATCGTATCGGAACTGGGTGTTTCCTATATAATGTACCCTGATACGACAGGTGTCATGGACTCCCCGATTCTTCCGAAATACGAGATGTTTCCGAAGGGCGGAGCAAAAATAGAGGATATCATAGACTCGGGAAACTCGCAGGCGACCCTTGCACTCGGTTCCTGGGCTTCTGATGAACCTGCCGCATTGCTCCAGGAAAAGTGTAAGGTAAAGGGAATTCCGCTTAAGCTTCCGATTGGAGTTAAGGCAACCGATGACATGATAATGGCGATAAAAAACGAGTTCGGAGTTGAGGTTCCGGAATCCCTTGACATTGAAAGGGGACAGGTCCTTGACACTCTTATAGACACCCATTTCCATTACCAGGGAAAGACGGTTGCGTTATTCGGAGACCCGGACCATGTCATAGCAATGACCGAGTTTCTGATTACAATGGGAATGGTCCCGAAGTATGTCCTTACAGGGACGCCGGGCTCCAAATTTGAAAAGATTATCAACGGAATGCTTGAAGATGCAGGAATAGAGGGAAGCAAAGTCAGGGCTGAAGGAGACCTCTTTGATCTCCAGCAGTGGATAAAGGAGGAGTCGGTTGACCTTCTGATTGGAAACTCCCACGGCAAGTACATTGCAAGGGCCGAGGACCTTCCGTTTGTAAGGTTCGGGTTCCCGATAATGGACCGTGCTGTTCACCCCCTTATGCCTGTCACCGGCTACAGGGGATGCCTGCGTCTGATAGAGATGATAAGCGATGCACTGCTTGACCGCCGCGACCGCGACTGTCTGGACGAAGACTACGAACTTGTATTGTAA
- the nifE gene encoding nitrogenase iron-molybdenum cofactor biosynthesis protein NifE, whose amino-acid sequence MENTCPLISETDAALITDRQSSIMTAGNNKKSISCDVDSLAGSVSQRACVFSGARVVLNPVTDAVHLVHGPIGCASYTYDIRGSLSSGPNMYRRNFSTDMKEKDVIFGGETKLIACIDEIVEKYSPPAIFVYATCVAGMIGDDIVAVCRGASERYGIDIIPVESSGFLSGNKIIGYRAAAEALLKLITPKDGEVVEKTRKLNYLGEYNLGGEKWVVERYLKEIGIGINVAFTGDSTVAKLKKAPGACLNLVQCTGSMHWLAGMLEEKFDIPYMDVNFFGSQNTIESLRKIAAFYDDPGIYARTEALIEREMKAVTPVIEKYKKKLTGKRAAIYVGGAFKALAIIRQLKELGMEIVFTGTQTGKKEDYEEIGNLLNEGSIIVDDANPAEIEKFLIEKKVDVMAGGVKERFLAYKLGVGFIDHNHDRKDGLIGFEGAVKFIREVYVTTCSPVWKYMKEGLKEEDDDRNSQQDDS is encoded by the coding sequence ATGGAGAATACTTGTCCTCTGATATCCGAAACGGACGCTGCACTGATTACCGACAGGCAGAGTTCGATAATGACTGCAGGAAACAACAAGAAAAGCATAAGCTGTGATGTTGACAGCCTGGCGGGTTCGGTAAGCCAGAGGGCATGTGTTTTCTCCGGTGCAAGGGTTGTGCTTAACCCTGTCACAGATGCAGTGCACCTGGTCCACGGGCCTATCGGATGTGCGTCCTATACGTATGATATACGCGGAAGCCTTTCAAGCGGCCCGAATATGTACAGAAGAAATTTCTCAACCGATATGAAGGAGAAGGACGTCATATTCGGGGGAGAAACAAAGCTGATTGCATGTATCGACGAGATTGTTGAAAAGTACAGCCCTCCTGCAATATTTGTATATGCAACATGTGTTGCGGGTATGATAGGAGACGATATAGTTGCAGTCTGCAGGGGAGCTTCAGAGAGGTATGGAATCGATATAATCCCTGTCGAGTCCAGCGGCTTTCTTTCGGGCAACAAGATTATAGGATACCGTGCGGCGGCAGAGGCACTTCTGAAGCTTATAACTCCTAAAGACGGCGAAGTTGTTGAAAAGACCAGAAAACTGAATTACCTGGGCGAATACAACCTCGGCGGAGAGAAATGGGTTGTTGAACGCTATCTCAAAGAGATTGGAATAGGGATAAATGTTGCTTTCACCGGGGATTCAACAGTCGCCAAACTTAAGAAAGCACCCGGTGCATGTCTCAACCTTGTCCAGTGCACGGGCTCGATGCACTGGCTTGCCGGTATGCTTGAGGAGAAGTTTGACATCCCGTATATGGACGTGAACTTCTTCGGCTCGCAGAACACCATCGAGAGCCTGAGAAAGATTGCGGCCTTCTATGACGACCCCGGGATATACGCCAGGACAGAGGCGCTTATCGAGAGGGAGATGAAGGCTGTAACACCTGTAATCGAGAAGTACAAAAAGAAGCTTACCGGGAAGAGGGCCGCAATATACGTTGGCGGCGCTTTCAAGGCCCTTGCAATCATCCGCCAGCTAAAAGAACTGGGAATGGAGATTGTTTTCACCGGAACCCAGACCGGGAAGAAAGAGGACTACGAAGAGATAGGAAATCTTCTCAACGAGGGATCGATAATTGTCGATGATGCAAATCCTGCTGAGATAGAGAAGTTTCTTATTGAAAAGAAGGTCGATGTCATGGCAGGCGGGGTCAAGGAGCGTTTCCTTGCATATAAGCTGGGAGTCGGCTTTATTGACCACAACCATGACAGAAAAGACGGTCTTATCGGATTCGAGGGAGCCGTCAAATTTATACGTGAGGTCTACGTGACGACGTGCTCGCCGGTCTGGAAATACATGAAAGAAGGTTTAAAGGAGGAAGATGATGACAGAAACAGTCAGCAAGACGACAGTTAA